A DNA window from Solanum lycopersicum chromosome 3, SLM_r2.1 contains the following coding sequences:
- the LOC101262782 gene encoding caffeoylshikimate esterase gives MEEEQNKSPLHHYWGNTSEEDYYTLQGIKSTKSFFTSSRDLTLFTRSWLPPTKTPPKGIIFMIHGYGNDISWTFQATPIHLAKKGFACFALDLEGHGQSQGLKAYVPNLDLVIDDCLSFFSFVLTQNTEFQDLPKFLFGESMGGAICVLIHLKRPKEFNGGILIAPMCKISDKVKPIWPIAQFLTLVARFAPTLAVVPTADLLEKSVKVPEKRIIGGRNPNRYFGKPRLGTVVELLRVTDYVSSKLCDVIMPFLVLHGSADVVTDPEVSRELYKLAKSTDKTLKIYDGMMHSLLFGETDENVEIVRGDILAWLNDRC, from the coding sequence ATGGAGGAAGAGCAAAACAAATCTCCTCTCCACCATTATTGGGGAAATACCTCAGAGGAAGATTACTATACTCTTCAAGGTATCAAATCTACTAAATCTTTTTTCACTTCATCTAGAGATTTAACCCTTTTCACAAGATCATGGTTACCCCCAACCAAAACCCCACCTAAAGGTATCATTTTTATGATCCATGGCTATGGAAATGATATCAGTTGGACATTTCAAGCAACCCCAATTCACTTAGCTAAAAAGGGTTTTGCTTGTTTTGCTCTTGACCTTGAAGGGCATGGCCAATCTCAAGGTCTTAAAGCTTATGTACCTAATCTTGATTTAGTTATTGATGATTGTTTGTCTTTTTTCAGTTTTGTTTTGACCCAAAATACTGAATTTCAAGATTTGCCTAAATTCCTCTTTGGTGAGTCAATGGGTGGTGCAATTTGTGTTTTGATTCATTTGAAAAGACCTAAAGAGTTTAATGGTGGGATTTTGATAGCCCCAATGTGTAAAATCTCTGATAAAGTGAAACCTATATGGCCAATTGCTCAATTTTTGACATTAGTTGCAAGATTTGCACCAACTTTGGCTGTTGTACCAACAGCTGATTTGTTGGAAAAATCTGTTAAAGTACCTGAAAAAAGGATTATTGGTGGGAGGAATCCTAATAGGTATTTTGGAAAACCAAGATTGGGTACTGTTGTTGAGCTTTTACGTGTGACTGATTATGTTAGTAGCAAACTATGTGATGTGATTATGCCATTTTTAGTGTTACATGGGAGTGCTGATGTTGTTACTGATCCAGAAGTGAGTAGGGAATTGTATAAATTGGCGAAAAGTACGGATAAGACATTGAAGATTTATGATGGTATGATGCATTCTTTGTTGTTTGGAGAGACtgatgaaaatgttgagattgtTCGTGGTGATATATTGGCATGGTTGAATGATAGATGCTGA
- the LOC101262489 gene encoding (E,E)-geranyllinalool synthase, giving the protein MDSSPLSSIESLVHDIKKDLFSNQENFNTFLTKTTFAYDIAWLAMIPFDNQKKEANGPMFVSCLNWILNNQNEQGFWGESNGENQIPTINTLPITLACMVALKKWNVGERHIKKGLKFVHANMYTLLKENSQCFPCNWFTIVFPSILQLAKAQGLEIIIVNGSNKLLSDVIMKKKALLESENLNDNIVSEAQAFMSTGNKKCLQYLMSIVQQCPNGVSSRFPVDEELKMLCMVDNIQRMGLAKHFEKEIEQILDQVYNNYQINNLKNNNEYLLSSEEEKTSDDLPDKLLKDSLVFRLLRLQGYKINQGSFCWFLQPHLKDKIEKNKEQFTYVMYNVYRATDLMFNGESQMEEARFFARNFLMNNDNYLSLFPSLQKVIEHELNVPWFARLEHLDHRLWIELNQSIPLSIGKSSFYWLSYLQNEKLMQLAVQNYEYRQSIYRKELEDLKRWSKEKGLVDIGFGREKTTYSYFASAASSSSFLPYESFLRLIVAKCSIIITVADDFYDEEASLSELHILSEAIQRWDAKNLDGPSKIIFEALDDLVCDVAKMYHLQHKIDITPQLRHMWKETFDAWMMESLWSRTSNLPSRDKYLQVGMISVGAHILVLHAASLGCTILPNQVFGPINGQYENITKLLMTTTRLLNDIQSYQKEREVGKMNYTLLHLNENPRGQIEDSIDFVKVILGDKKKEFLENVLMDGFNDMPRTMKLLHLSCLNVFHMFFNSCNLFDTKSAILEDIMRAIYIPLGQNEQTKVMAIQEKKIKKKIEIVKVNACVNYEINMKQLQVGVGISYVKRQNPKNYNSFGLSTKGFASHNLRLCFM; this is encoded by the exons ATGGATTCCTCACCATTGTCTTCTATTGAATCTCTTGTACATGATATCAAGAAAGATTTGTTCTCAAACCAAGAAAATTTCAACACTTTTTTGACCAAAACAACATTTGCCTATGACATTGCTTGGTTGGCCATGATTCCTTTTGATAatcaaaaaaaagaagctaatgGTCCTATGTTTGTGAGTTGTCTAAATTGGATTCTCAACAACCAAAATGAGCAAGGGTTTTGGGGTGAATCAAATGGTGAAAATCAAATTCCCACCATTAATACTCTCCCTATTACTCTTGCATGCATGGTAGCACTCAAAAAATGGAATGTGGGTGAAAGACACATAAAAAAAG GGTTGAAATTTGTTCATGCAAATATGTACACACTTTTGAAGGAAAATTCTCAATGTTTTCCATGTAATTGGTTCACAATAGTTTTCCCTTCAATTCTTCAACTTGCAAAAGCACAAGGCCTTGAAATTATTATTGTCAATGGATCAAACAAATTGTTATCTGATGTCATCATGAAGAAGAAAGCACTTCTTGAAAG tGAAAATCTCAATGATAATATTGTTAGTGAAGCACAAGCCTTCATGTCTACTGGAAATAAAAAATGCCTTCAATACCTCATGTCAATTGTTCAACAATGTCCCAATGGAG TGTCTTCAAGATTTCCAGTGGATGAAGAGCTAAAAATGCTTTGCATGGTTGATAATATACAAAGAATGGGATTGGCTaaacattttgaaaaagaaattgaacaGATTCTTGACCAAGTTTAcaataattatcaaataaataatttaaagaataataaTGAGTATTTATTATcatcagaagaagaaaaaacaagtgATGATTTACCAGACAAATTATTAAAGGACTCATTGGTTTTTAGGCTTCTTAGATTGCAAGGCTACAAAATAAATCAAG GAAGTTTTTGTTGGTTCCTTCAACCACACCTAAAGGACAAAATAGAAAAGAACAAAGAACAATTTACATATGTCATGTACAATGTTTATAGAGCCACAGATTTAATGTTCAATGGTGAATCTCAAATGGAAGAAGCAAGATTTTTTGCCAGAAATTTTCTTAtgaataatgataattatttatcattatttccATCACTTCAAAAAGTG ATTGAGCATGAGTTGAATGTACCATGGTTTGCTCGATTAGAACATCTTGATCACAGATTATGGATTGAATTAAATCAATCTATCCCTCTCTCTATTGGAAAATCTTCATTTTATTG GTTGTCTTATCTGCAAAATGAAAAGTTAATGCAATTAGCTGTGCAAAATTATGAATATCGACAGTCAATTTATAGGAAGGAATTGGAAGACCTAAAGAG GTGGTCAAAAGAGAAAGGGCTTGTAGATATTGGATTTGGGAGAGAAAAAactacttattcttattttgcaAGTGCAGCAAGTAGTAGTAGTTTTCTACCTTATGAATCTTTTcttagattaattgttgcaaaATGTTCCATAATTATTACTGTTGCTGATGATTTTTATGATGAAGAAGCCTCTTTAAGTGAACTCCATATATTAAGTGAGGCAATACAAAG gtGGGATGCAAAGAATCTTGATGGACCAAGTAAGATCATATTTGAAGCACTTGATGATCTTGTGTGTGATGTTGCCAAAATGTATCATCTTCAACACAAAATTGACATCACCCCACAACTTAGACACATG tggaAGGAGACATTTGATGCATGGATGATGGAAAGCTTATGGAGTAGAACTTCAAATTTGCCATCTAGGGATAAATATCTACAAGTTGGCATGATATCAGTTGGTGCACATATTTTAGTTCTTCATGCTGCTTCTCTTGGATGTACTATTTTGCCAAATCAAGTGTTTGGGCCAATTAATGGTCAATATGAAAACATTACAAAGTTGCTCATGACCACAACTCGTTTGTTGAATGACATCCAAAGCTATCAA aaagaaagggaagttggGAAGATGAACTACACATTGCTTCACTTGAATGAAAACCCTAGGGGACAAATTGAAGATTCAATTGATTTTGTGAAAGTGATATTGggagataaaaagaaagaatttcttgaaaatgttttaatggATGGATTCAATGATATGCCAAGAACAATGAAGCTCCTACAcctttcttgtttaaatgtgttTCACATGTTCTTCAATTCTTGCAATTTATTTGATACAAAATCAGCAATACTTGAAGATATAATGAGAGCTATTTACATTCCACTTGGTCAAAATGAACAAACTAAAGTAATGGcaattcaagaaaagaaaataaagaaaaagattgaGATTGTCAAAGTCAATGCATGTGTCAATTATGAGATAAACATGAAACAATTACAAGTTGGTGTTGGGATAAGTTATGTTAAAAGGCAAAATCCTAAGAATTATAATTCTTTTGGTTTGTCTACAAAAGGGTTTGCTTCACATAATCTAAGATTATGTTTCATGTAA